In Ostrea edulis chromosome 6, xbOstEdul1.1, whole genome shotgun sequence, a single window of DNA contains:
- the LOC125683085 gene encoding uncharacterized protein LOC125683085, protein MAELKVRVDGVSRVVCGVTDTTSCQDVVIALAHAIGRTGRFTLIEKWRDSERPLLPSDCPLQVLHKWGEYANEVQLLLHQSDKKDQVSQQQQQLNKIDSGSYPVKEKDSGIRRVLTFSGAHNTESTKRPPNKTPKQRQYMGKISEDLHPGVSNEITNLHQGQRSREDVHYRPDNQNFHPAFRDKENVLLNGGNTFQQDVKKGVRPGQNGVIHRHPTPPTEQVQLQTRAVHNNIADFRNPKRMEARVNPIQRISPRPMPGIEQSGKSALYPPHAKIKYSEENVHGGEQVNNSLPSSHIDNVRASAFQRVVSNRQTSPHRSKEVETDQNGEVEEYDLDSNFPNLPRERVMLEEYRMPGDGHHDNSHIATDHKERVKLQRLVNMQQERIKMQESQISIIDTELTSLEEKQKEESQEIEKITSKIKELEEVTKKYEVEICELDSTSWVDVIEGEKQTAKKIHLEIKTFKENTSTKTSELNKLSDRLPQIQRDIDSEKAGIEQEARQRKEEEDKLMEDLKFVKEKLDVENKKIDTDNTELEMVEHELRELQNKLDQQKDEVISLEKELKVVNLKEFQFSPGPVRKNKSLESGEAVLKILEGRMSPVKGLNRKMAVSPVLSVAKDPDGVWV, encoded by the exons ATGGCTGAACTAAAAGTTCGAGTGGATGGAGTTTCCAGAGTGGTTTGTGGTGTGACAGATACCACCAGTTGTCAGGACGTAGTGATAGCTTTGGCACACGCCATCGGAAGGACAGGCCGATTCACTTTGATAGAAAAATGGAGAGATAGTGAAAGACCCCTCCTTCCATCAGACTGCCCATTACAAGTTCTTCACAAATGGGGAGAATATGCCAATGAAGTTCAGTTGCTGTTGCACCAGTCAGACAAAAAAGATCAAGTTTCTCAACAACAGCAGCAACTAAACAAAATAGATTCTGGTTCATACCCTGTGAAGGAAAAGGATAGTGGTATTAGAAGAGTCCTCACATTCAGTGGTGCTCACAATACAGAGAGCACCAAACGACCTCCGAACAAAACACCGAAACAGCGGCAGTACATGGGTAAAATCAGTGAGGATCTACATCCTGGAGTGTCCAATGAGATTACAAACTTGcatcagggtcaaaggtcaagggagGATGTGCATTACAGACCGGATAATCAGAACTTTCATCCAGCTTTTCGAGATAAGGAGAATGTGTTACTCAATGGTGGGAATACATTTCAGCAGGATGTGAAGAAAGGTGTGCGACCTGGACAAAACGGTGTAATTCATAGACACCCAACTCCTCCAACTGAACAAGTGCAATTACAAACCCGTGCTGTTCATAATAACATAGCTGACTTCAGAAATCCCAAACGGATGGAAGCCAGGGTAAATCCCATTCAGAGGATATCACCCAGGCCAATGCCTGGAATAGAGCAATCGGGGAAAAGTGCATTATATCCTCCTCATGCAAAAATTAAATATAGTGAGGAGAATGTTCATGGGGGAGAGCAAGTGAATAATTCTTTGCCATCTTCTCATATTGACAATGTCAGAGCCTCTGCCTTCCAGCGTGTTGTTTCTAATAGACAAACTTCACCACATCGCTCAAAAGAAGTGGAGACTGATCAAAATGGAGAGGTAGAGGAATATGATTTAGATAGCAACTTTCCAAATCTTCCAAGAGAAAGAGTGATGTTAGAGGAGTACCGAATGCCTGGTGATGGTCACCATGACAACAGTCACATCGCAACAGACCATAAAGAAAGAGTGAAGCTTCAGAGACTGGTGAACATGCAACAGGAAAGGATAAAGATGCAGGAATCACAAATCTCCATCATAGACACAG aaCTAACTTCTCTGGAAGAAAAGCAGAAAGAAGAATCCCAGGAAATAGAGAAAATCACAAGTAAAATTAAAGAACTTGAGGAAGTAACTAAAAAGTATGAAGTGGAAATCTGTGAACTTGACTCCACGTCATGGGTGGATGTTATAGAAGGTGAGAAGCAAACAGCAAAGAAAATCCACTTGGAGATCAAAACATTCAAGGAAAACACCAGCACAAAAACATCAGAGCTTAACAAACTCAGTGATAGACTTCCTCAGATTCAGAGAGACATTGATAGTGAAAAGGCTGGGATAGAACAGGAAGCCCGACAGAGAAAAGAGGAGGAAGACAAGCTAATGGAAGATCTAAAGTTTGTGAAAGAAAAACTAGATGTAGAAAACAAgaaaattgatactgataatacAGAGTTAGAAATGGTTGAACATGAGCTAAGGGAACTTCAGAACAAGCTGGACCAACAAAAAGATGAGGTTATCTCACTTGAAAAGGAGTTGAAAGTTGTGAATTTGAAGGAGTTTCAGTTTTCACCAGGTCCAGTAAGAAAGAACAAATCTCTGGAATCTGGAGAAG CTGTTTTGAAGATATTGGAGGGGAGAATGTCCCCAGTCAAGGGCCTCAACAGGAAGATGGCCGTCAGTCCGGTCCTGTCAGTTGCGAAGGACCCAGACGGGGTGTGGGTGTGA